A region of Emticicia oligotrophica DSM 17448 DNA encodes the following proteins:
- a CDS encoding histidine kinase dimerization/phosphoacceptor domain-containing protein — MYSFNVEKEELEKKFFQQMQDNFLSHLRVKQINEEINSNLHDDVGSQLSVIISLNQLALYWLERDPDKAKDIMNDVKETIKTIPNKIENIIINNIADNNGKKHSTLGRWQPFYLLQYNLNTT, encoded by the coding sequence ATGTATTCATTTAATGTTGAAAAAGAAGAATTAGAAAAAAAGTTTTTTCAACAAATGCAAGATAACTTTTTGTCGCATCTCAGAGTAAAACAAATTAATGAAGAAATTAATAGTAATCTGCATGATGATGTTGGCTCTCAGCTAAGTGTAATCATTTCATTAAATCAATTAGCATTGTATTGGCTTGAAAGAGATCCTGACAAGGCAAAAGACATCATGAATGATGTAAAAGAAACTATTAAAACGATTCCAAACAAAATTGAAAACATTATCATTAATAATATCGCCGATAACAACGGAAAAAAACACTCTACTTTAGGGAGATGGCAGCCATTTTATTTGCTCCAGTACAACTTAAATACAACTTGA
- a CDS encoding sensor histidine kinase, protein MAAILFAPVQLKYNLNIINESMWNNVNEVIQKHVFLIYKEILVNIIRHAKASFVLIDIEIQKNRITLLIKDNGVGFDTTEKKKGYGLHSIRRRVERLQGSISIISSKNRGCNISILIDL, encoded by the coding sequence ATGGCAGCCATTTTATTTGCTCCAGTACAACTTAAATACAACTTGAACATTATAAATGAAAGTATGTGGAATAATGTTAATGAAGTTATCCAAAAACATGTTTTTTTAATTTATAAAGAAATTTTGGTTAATATTATAAGACATGCTAAAGCATCTTTTGTATTGATTGATATTGAGATCCAGAAAAATAGAATAACTTTATTAATAAAAGATAACGGGGTAGGCTTTGATACAACCGAAAAAAAGAAAGGTTATGGCTTGCACAGCATAAGAAGAAGAGTAGAACGACTACAAGGGAGTATTTCAATTATTTCATCTAAAAATAGGGGTTGTAACATAAGTATTTTAATTGATTTGTAG